The Pyrus communis chromosome 2, drPyrComm1.1, whole genome shotgun sequence genome includes a window with the following:
- the LOC137725729 gene encoding glycoprotein 3-alpha-L-fucosyltransferase A-like isoform X2: MGLISTQRGSRPAATSEGGLPVSLGVASAAAPKRKWSNLMPFFVALVVIAEIAFLGKLDIGNNTGLVDSWADLFVRTPSTHEVAVPAAESGDLVLLSCEEWLEREDALEYSRDFDEEPILVSGDEKEWKSCSVGCQFGYNPAKKPDAAVGLAHQSGTASILRSMESAQYYSENNLAHARRKYNIVMTTSLSSDVPVGYFSWAEYDIMAPVQPKTETALAAAFISNCGALNFRLQALEALESANIKIDSYGGCHRNRDGKVDKVETLKRYKFSLAFENSNEEDYVTEKYFQSLVAGSIPLVVGAPNIEEYTPAPGSILHIKELTDVESVAKRMKYLADNPEAYNQSLRWKYEGPSDSFKALMDMAAVHSSCRLCIHLATMIREKEEMNQGFKKRPCKCNRGSGVVYHLYVRERGRFKMESIFLRSGNLTLGAFESLVLTKFMSQKHVPIWKPERPESIRGGDEFKIYRIYPIGMTQRQALYTFRFNGDADFRRHVESNPCAKFEVILV; encoded by the exons ATGGGCTTGATATCCACTCAGAGAGGCTCGAGACCAGCGGCGACCTCCGAAGGCGGCTTACCGGTCTCTCTTGGGGTGGCTTCGGCGGCAGCGCCCAAGAGAAAATGGTCCAATCTGATGCCATTTTTTGTTGCCCTTGTGGTGATAGCAGAGATCGCGTTTCTGGGTAAGCTCGACATCGGAAATAACACAGGTTTAGTCGATTCGTGGGCGGACTTGTTCGTCCGGACGCCGTCGACTCATGAAGTGGCGGTGCCGGCGGCGGAGAGTGGGGACTTGGTGTTGCTGAGTTgcgaggagtggttggagagaGAGGATGCTCTCGAGTATTCCAGGGATTTTGACGAAGAACCTATTTTGGTTTCTGGTGATGAGAAG GAATGGAAATCTTGTTCTGTTGGGTGCCAGTTTGGATACAATCCTGCAAAAAAACCTGATGCTGCTGTTGGTTTAGCTCACCAATCTGGGACAGCCAGTATTCTTCGGTCCATGGAATCAGCTCAATACTATTCAGAGAATAATCTTGCTCATGCACGACG GAAATATAATATTGTTATGACAACTAGTCTCTCATCGGATGTTCCTGTTGGATATTTTTCTTGGGCTGAGTACGACATCATGGCACCTGTCCAGCCAAAAACTGAGACAGCCCTAGCAGCTGCATTTATTTCCAACTGTGGTGCCCTCAACTTCCGCTTGCAAGCTCTTGAAGCACTTGAAAGTGCTAACATCAAGATAGACTCTTATGGCGGTTGCCACAGAAACCGTGATGGAAAAG TTGATAAAGTTGAAACTCTGAAGCGCTATAAATTCAGTTTGGCCTTTGAGAATTCCAACGAGGAGGATTATGTTACCGAAAAATACTTCCAATCTCTTGTTGCTG GATCTATACCTTTGGTTGTTGGTGCTCCAAATATTGAAGAATATACTCCTGCGCCTGGTTCAATTTTACATATTAAGGAGCTAACGGATGTTGAATCGGTTGCCAAGAGAATGAAATACCTTGCAGATAATCCTGAAGCATATAATCAGTCATTGAG GTGGAAGTATGAGGGTCCATCTGATTCTTTCAAGGCTCTCATGGACATGGCAGCAGTACATTCATCATGCCGTCTTTGCATTCACCTGGCAACAATGATTCGcgagaaagaagaaatgaacCAAGGGTTCAAAAAACGACCTTGCAAGTGCAACAGAGGCTCGGGAGTCGTCTATCACTTATAtgtaagagagagagggaggttCAAGATGGAATCTATTTTCTTAAG GTCTGGCAATCTGACTCTTGGAGCGTTTGAGTCTCTGGTGCTCACAAAATTTATGTCTCAGAAACATGTGCCCATTTGGAAACCGGAAAGACCTGAAAGCATAAGAGGAGGAGacgaattcaaaatatatagAATATATCCTATTGGCATGACACAGAGGCAAGCTTTATATACCTTCAGATTTAATGGGGATGCTGATTTTAGAAGACATGTTGAAAGCAACCCCTGTGCAAAGTTTGAAGTCATATTAGTTTAG
- the LOC137725729 gene encoding glycoprotein 3-alpha-L-fucosyltransferase A-like isoform X1 produces the protein MGLISTQRGSRPAATSEGGLPVSLGVASAAAPKRKWSNLMPFFVALVVIAEIAFLGKLDIGNNTGLVDSWADLFVRTPSTHEVAVPAAESGDLVLLSCEEWLEREDALEYSRDFDEEPILVSGDEKEWKSCSVGCQFGYNPAKKPDAAVGLAHQSGTASILRSMESAQYYSENNLAHARRKYNIVMTTSLSSDVPVGYFSWAEYDIMAPVQPKTETALAAAFISNCGALNFRLQALEALESANIKIDSYGGCHRNRDGKAVDKVETLKRYKFSLAFENSNEEDYVTEKYFQSLVAGSIPLVVGAPNIEEYTPAPGSILHIKELTDVESVAKRMKYLADNPEAYNQSLRWKYEGPSDSFKALMDMAAVHSSCRLCIHLATMIREKEEMNQGFKKRPCKCNRGSGVVYHLYVRERGRFKMESIFLRSGNLTLGAFESLVLTKFMSQKHVPIWKPERPESIRGGDEFKIYRIYPIGMTQRQALYTFRFNGDADFRRHVESNPCAKFEVILV, from the exons ATGGGCTTGATATCCACTCAGAGAGGCTCGAGACCAGCGGCGACCTCCGAAGGCGGCTTACCGGTCTCTCTTGGGGTGGCTTCGGCGGCAGCGCCCAAGAGAAAATGGTCCAATCTGATGCCATTTTTTGTTGCCCTTGTGGTGATAGCAGAGATCGCGTTTCTGGGTAAGCTCGACATCGGAAATAACACAGGTTTAGTCGATTCGTGGGCGGACTTGTTCGTCCGGACGCCGTCGACTCATGAAGTGGCGGTGCCGGCGGCGGAGAGTGGGGACTTGGTGTTGCTGAGTTgcgaggagtggttggagagaGAGGATGCTCTCGAGTATTCCAGGGATTTTGACGAAGAACCTATTTTGGTTTCTGGTGATGAGAAG GAATGGAAATCTTGTTCTGTTGGGTGCCAGTTTGGATACAATCCTGCAAAAAAACCTGATGCTGCTGTTGGTTTAGCTCACCAATCTGGGACAGCCAGTATTCTTCGGTCCATGGAATCAGCTCAATACTATTCAGAGAATAATCTTGCTCATGCACGACG GAAATATAATATTGTTATGACAACTAGTCTCTCATCGGATGTTCCTGTTGGATATTTTTCTTGGGCTGAGTACGACATCATGGCACCTGTCCAGCCAAAAACTGAGACAGCCCTAGCAGCTGCATTTATTTCCAACTGTGGTGCCCTCAACTTCCGCTTGCAAGCTCTTGAAGCACTTGAAAGTGCTAACATCAAGATAGACTCTTATGGCGGTTGCCACAGAAACCGTGATGGAAAAG CAGTTGATAAAGTTGAAACTCTGAAGCGCTATAAATTCAGTTTGGCCTTTGAGAATTCCAACGAGGAGGATTATGTTACCGAAAAATACTTCCAATCTCTTGTTGCTG GATCTATACCTTTGGTTGTTGGTGCTCCAAATATTGAAGAATATACTCCTGCGCCTGGTTCAATTTTACATATTAAGGAGCTAACGGATGTTGAATCGGTTGCCAAGAGAATGAAATACCTTGCAGATAATCCTGAAGCATATAATCAGTCATTGAG GTGGAAGTATGAGGGTCCATCTGATTCTTTCAAGGCTCTCATGGACATGGCAGCAGTACATTCATCATGCCGTCTTTGCATTCACCTGGCAACAATGATTCGcgagaaagaagaaatgaacCAAGGGTTCAAAAAACGACCTTGCAAGTGCAACAGAGGCTCGGGAGTCGTCTATCACTTATAtgtaagagagagagggaggttCAAGATGGAATCTATTTTCTTAAG GTCTGGCAATCTGACTCTTGGAGCGTTTGAGTCTCTGGTGCTCACAAAATTTATGTCTCAGAAACATGTGCCCATTTGGAAACCGGAAAGACCTGAAAGCATAAGAGGAGGAGacgaattcaaaatatatagAATATATCCTATTGGCATGACACAGAGGCAAGCTTTATATACCTTCAGATTTAATGGGGATGCTGATTTTAGAAGACATGTTGAAAGCAACCCCTGTGCAAAGTTTGAAGTCATATTAGTTTAG
- the LOC137725453 gene encoding ferredoxin--nitrite reductase, chloroplastic, translating to MSPSLSVPFLSPPLSSAAPCCRATRLAAATTPVAPVSAEVEAARLEPRVEERDRYWVLKEKFRGGINVQEKMKIEREPMKLFMEGGIEELAKISFEELDKAKDTKDDIDVRLKWLGLFHRRKHHYGRFMMRLKLPNGVTTSAQTRYLASVIRKYGKDGCADVTTRQNWQIRGVVLPDVPEILKGLAEVGLTSLQSGMDNVRNPVGNPLAGIDPLEIVDTRPYTNLLSQYITGNSLGNPNVTNLPRKWNVAVVGTHDLFEHPHINDLAYMPATKDGRFGFNLLVGGFFSPKRCTEAVTLDAWVSADDVIPVCKAILEAYRDLGFRGNRQKTRMMWLIDELGIEGFRSEVVKRMPFEDLERAASEDLVKKQWERRDYMGVHPQKQEGLSYVGLHIPVGRLQADDMDELARLADEYGTGELRLTVEQNIILPNVENSRIEALLKEPLLQNTYSPTPSILMRGLVACTGNQFCGQAIIETKARAMKVTEEVERHVAVTRPVRMHWTGCPNTCAQVQVADIGFMGCMARDENGKPCEGADVFLGGRIGSDSHLGDVYKKSVPCKDLVPLVVDLLISQFGAVPREREEGED from the exons ATGTCACCATCCCTCTCTGTTCCATTCCTATCCCCTCCCCTGTCCTCAGCAGCTCCCTGCTGCAGGGCAACAAGGCTGGCAGCTGCCACCACCCCCGTGGCGCCGGTTTCTGCGGAGGTGGAGGCGGCGAGGCTGGAACCTAGAGTGGAGGAGAGAGATAGGTACTGGGTTTTGAAGGAGAAGTTTAGAGGAGGGATTAATGTTCAGGAGAAGATGAAGATTGAGAGGGAGCCTATGAAGCTTTTCATGGAAGGTGGGATTGAAGAACTTGCCAAGATCTCTTTTGAGGAACTTGACAAGGCTAAGGATACCAAGGATGATATCGATGTCAGGCTCAAGTGGCTTGGGCTTTTCCACAGGAGAAAGCACCATT ATGGTAGATTTATGATGAGATTGAAGCTACCAAATGGTGTCACAACAAGTGCACAAACGAGATATCTTGCCAGTGTGATAAGAAAATATGGCAAGGATGGCTGTGCGGATGTCACAACAAGGCAAAATTGGCAAATTCGCGGAGTAGTACTGCCTGATGTGCCCGAAATTTTGAAAGGTCTTGCCGAAGTTGGATTGACGAGTCTGCAGAGTGGCATGGACAATGTGAGAAATCCAGTTGGAAATCCTCTTGCAGGCATTGACCCACTCGAGATTGTCGATACAAGACCTTACACAAACTTGTTGTCTCAATATATCACTGGGAATTCACTTGGAAATCCAAATGTCACAAACTT GCCAAGAAAGTGGAATGTGGCTGTGGTGGGCACTCATGACCTTTTCGAGCATCCCCACATCAACGATCTTGCTTACATGCCTGCAACAAAGGATGGCAGATTCGGATTCAATTTGCTCGTTGGAGGATTCTTCAGTCCCAAGCGATGCACAGAGGCAGTCACTCTGGATGCCTGGGTCTCCGCGGATGATGTGATCCCAGTTTGCAAAGCAATACTAGAGGCCTATAGAGACCTTGGCTTCAGAGGGAACCGacagaaaacaagaatgatGTGGTTGATTGATGAACTA GGCATAGAAGGATTTAGATCAGAGGTTGTGAAAAGAATGCCTTTCGAAGACCTGGAGAGAGCGGCTTCTGAAGATCTGGTTAAGAAGCAATGGGAAAGGAGAGATTATATGGGTGTCCATCCGCAGAAACAAGAAGGTTTAAGCTATGTGGGACTTCACATTCCTGTAGGCCGGCTCCAAGCAGATGACATGGATGAGCTAGCTCGTTTAGCCGATGAGTATGGCACAGGGGAACTCCGGCTCACTGTGGAGCAAAACATAATCCTCCCGAATGTAGAGAATTCAAGAATTGAAGCATTACTTAAAGAGCCTCTTTTGCAAAATACGTATTCCCCCACACCTTCAATTCTCATGAGAGGATTGGTGGCCTGCACTGGTAACCAGTTCTGTGGGCAAGCAATCATCGAGACAAAAGCAAGGGCCATGAAGGTGACTGAGGAGGTGGAAAGGCATGTGGCAGTGACTCGACCGGTGAGGATGCATTGGACAGGGTGTCCGAATACCTGTGCACAGGTGCAAGTGGCGGATATTGGTTTCATGGGGTGCATGGCAAGGGATGAGAATGGGAAGCCTTGTGAAGGGGCTGATGTTTTCTTGGGAGGAAGAATAGGGAGTGACTCACATTTGGGAGATGTTTATAAGAAGAGTGTCCCTTGCAAGGACTTGGTGCCCCTGGTTGTTGACCTCTTGATAAGCCAGTTTGGAGCTGTCCCTAGGGAGAGGGAAGAAGGGGAAGATTAA